aatgggggctgaatctccaaaagagggcggggttactccagaaggggcaTGGTTACTTCAAAAGGgggttgcgccaactccaaaTGGGGTTAAGGTCCTTCCTTAACCCCATTTGGTTAAGGAACTTCTAATATCTTATGGTTACTTCTAATTACCATtatggttaaggttagggaaagggttataTAAGGGACTCCTTATATTTTTATTGGCAGTTTGGTGCTCCCACCCCCTTTTTGGAgcactgcctgcagctatatcttTCTCAGCAGATGTGGTTGTGAAAAACAACAGCAGtgaaatagcgccctcaactgacaaatgtaatgaacaaaatggcattaAAATGGCATTACGTCTCAATAATTTGCtgaaactacaatactatgagaacgtgcaaaattaTTGACAGACAGAAAGCGTCCTTGACTGTTGCCCACGGAcaaattttttttgctgtttacagagtctagagctgtcacagagactggtgagatatctcttgacacttatttaattaatatcttaaAGGGAGTATGAAAAGTTTTtcacctttccatgaaaaaaatcgcttacagcacctttaaatataatTACACATGTTTATATATGCAGTAATCCATTCCACCTCATCGATATTACAGCTGTGAAATAATCTAATATAAGACAGATAAGCATTTGTCTTTAACACTTCACTTATGCCCCACAGGCTCTCGTGTTAAGATATAATCAAATCTCCAAAACTCACCCCAAGGCTTTCGTCCCTTTGAAGCGTTTACAAAAGTTATACATCTCCCACAACCTTCTGACCTCCATTCCCAAAAACCTGCCTCCATCCCTGGTGGAGCTGCGTATCCATGACAACCACATCAAGAAGGTTCCGGCATTAAGCTTCTCAGGCCTGCAAAACATGCATGTCATTGGTAAGaaaagtgtgtgcgtgtttttgttaGTATTCCTTAATGTGCCTCATATGGTATCATTTATAATATTAAGGCAGATAAAGCTTGCTTAAGGTGTAATGCACTGCACATAATTGTTTCTTAATTGACAACTAACTTTAACCCAAGGTGGTAAATGATAGTGCATATATAACACTAGATCTGTGCCTCAAATTCTGGTTGATGTTGCAGAGATGGGCCGTAATCCTATCCAGAACAGTGGTTTCGAACCTGGTGCTTTCATGGGCCTTAAACTGAACTACTTGCGCATTTCTGAATCCAAGCTCACTGGCGTGCCCAGAGGTAATGAGAACGAAGGACGATAatctaatttaaatgaattattttattttagcattttgttGTATTTCAATTTCCTTGGcagtatttatatgtattttaactTGTATGGTTGAATGATAATGCTGTACCATAAATACATACAGAGGTGTATTTTTGTCTTGAGTTATGGAATGCTGAATTATTTTCAATATTGAATGTGTCCAATTCTTTTCCCAAAATGTTTTTATCTCATTCTGTTTTTATACGGAATGTGACTTATTCTTGTCAGACCTTCCCAGCAGTCTTAATGAGCTTCATTTGGACAATAATCATATTCAGGCCATTGAGATGGTGGACCTCAGCCAGTACACCCATCTGCAGAGGTAACCCCTTAGTATTCATAAttaatgtttaatataatttatatatggaAGCAGATTGTATTGAGCCTTTAAAATGAAATGAGTactaaaatgaaagtaaatttatttatttgactttttatgaTCTAACGTTTGCTTTTGGAGTCCTCTAGTCTATTGGTTAAAATGTAGCCTAATATATCATACTCCAGCTCTCTTGCTCTGATAACCCCTAACtgtctctgtgtttatgtttaggtTAGGCCTTGGCAATAACCAGATTCGCCACATTGAGCATGGCGCTTTGTCTTACCTGTCCAATCTGAGAGAGTTGCACCTTGAGAACAACCGTCTCTCCAATGTGCCAAGTGGACTGCCTCATATGAAGTatctgcaggtgtgtgtgtgtgttatacaaTTCATTTGTATAACAAAAAACTGTTAATGTTATAGTTATAGTTATACTATGAACCATGTCATACTTGTCTTGCAGGTTGTCTACCTCCATTCAAACAATATCACTGAGGTTGGGGTAGATGACTTCTGCCCTACGAGTTTCGGGATGAAAAGAGtcttctacaatggcatcagtctCTTTGACAACCCAATTAGGTACTGGGAGGTGCAGCCATCTACCTTCCGCTGTGTCAGTGGCCACATGGCTGTACAGTTCGGCAACCACAAGAAATAAAAGATGCACTCCTTGGGAATCACAAAACCAGTCGAGTGGAAGAATTAGGGGGGAAAAGGGATTTGTAAATCATCAAGATATTTGAGTGAAGAGAATGGATGCACATTTCCATGGAGGCATATTTTGGAAGAAACATGGCCtccatacaaaataattttgtcaaCCCAAATTGGTGTGTTATTCCCTGCTGAATAAATCATTGACATTTAATGCATACTGTATGTACTCCTTAAAAATACCATTCTGTCTAATTTAGTTTATTATTACATCATTGATGATTGCTGAATTAACTCAGATTCATTGTTTTGATGTAACAGCTTCATTTGGTTAGTTTTTATTGGTTGAATCTTTAAATAATATGATAAATTAAGAGTTTGTCATTCTGGATGCCACTTATTCATAATGGTGATAATAAAGTTTTGGATTGTTTATGTTGCCATTACAAGATCCATCACTGCAAACCCTAAAAATGTCATTTCTGTAATTATCAAGTTGTCTTAAGTATTATTTGAACGTcaggttttgggctcataactcaaatgttTAAGTTCAATGACCTTATTTATCTAAAAGAAAATCCTATGGGGAATAATGCTTTGCACTTGAATcgtttaattatgtttccttggttaAAGGGAAGttatgggggcatttaaatagttgtaattaagattaagattgcaaatagttgtttcgtgTTACTGATCATCGTCtcatttggtcaagttggaccctgttgactaattttctttgtgcatgtgcagttAAAGCGCACGTATATATGGATTTCTTTTGAGAATTAAGTTGATTTAATTACTAAACTAGAATCAGTTATTATCTTTATTTGACCTGTGCTATTGTTTGATCTGAAATTGAATcaatttaattacaattattaacaacaatatttaaacagCAAATCTGACTTAAGTCTACTTGCATTAACTTAACCTGAATAGataagttcattctatatgaacaccaagttatttgaatttaaaagttttggaaaaataattactcaattcaattgagggaaccTGTTTTCTCAATCAAATGAGTacagtcaacttattagggtttagatgacatgttgattttaaacttaaatgtcaggaatttacTTAAGcctaaatgttttaattgtaagTAGAGATTTTAGTGAATAAACCTGCAAATCTGACACTTAAAAAAagggaaacactttacaataaggtcccattcgttaacattatttaatgcaaggtatcatgaactaacaataaaccatatatatatataatttaaagattttattcatctttgttcataaaaatacagttgttcattgttagttcatgttagttcaaagtgCAGTAACAAATCTTAAtacatacaactttttattttaaaaatcaatatgttgaaattaacatgaaccaagattaataaatgctttaaaagtattgtacattattacgtcatgttaaataatgttaaaggtgcaatatgtaacaattttcatgtaatattcaccttttattgctaatgtgtgaacggcttgtaacgcaacttaaaaaatgtgttattcccgaacttcctaggttgcctgttaatgcctgtagactgattttcttgCGAAGTGAGCGGGTCGGTTTTGCCGGtaaaatccaaaggatgtaacgtttatgcatgctccagagagccttgcctcagtgcttctcttctgctattcaacagcgacgaCAAACTCCAACATTAGGTAACGTTattttagagatggaatccagcaaacatccagCTTCCAGCACAACACGACTCCTaaacaaactctgagtaagccaaaaaaactaaaacaaaaactacatttatctactgaatccagtctggctaagtgggaacgtgatcgtggtcaagCAAAAACTAGAGTAGAAAACTAGTgaaatcggcagggcatttgattcctggagggaccctcctttggttttggggatcaaaaccgaccctgaattggcgttcttcttttTGGaaaggtaagcttacataactgtaTAGCATGTGAAATAAAGTGCCATatggattgatctgtgtcattttagatAACTTGAACTTGCCTGcaaccttgcttcgtaactttcaaataatttcaacgatcttctctttatactaagtcaggtatacaggataaatttaagcaaatatgctggtttcttattcgtagtacaacatatgacatacaaaacatacaatagtgcaacattttGGTATAGGTCGGTAGTATGCAGCTGTATGTATGTATTAGTAcactatgttagctgataagcagttttagtttagtctcaaagtttgaagTGTAactttaattatgctacctcatctgttagCATAAAGCCGGTGGATCAccttcagtctctttgtacattacgtcattgttttggctgatgctcgTTCACTCACCTCCTTATGGAATATGTGCACGAGCgcaagcacgagcaacaggttgctgattgcagttcacttaacggccacaagggtttctgaatcttacaaactgcacctttaacaaatggaaacttattttaAATTGCTATTGAAAAAATCCTTTCCAAACAAGTCCTCCTACAGATTGTTGTGTGACCACACCTTCAAGGCTTGGCAGAGTAAATTAAATGATTTTGATGCTGTTAGGACTTTTCAGGATTGGCCCCAATTATTAAGTCAGGTCGGCAGTCGCTGTCTCGATCCGGATCCTAGCGAGGAGAGAAATGAGTGACACAGACACAGAACAGCATTATTTATGTATGTAAGAACTGGAAAAGCACTATCTAATTAGATCAATAATTAGGCCTACCCTATTTGGaaagacatactgtacataaagaTTCTGCATTAATtatgtaaatgaaaaaaatatattagaataGAGGAGTGATGTTCAACTTTTGACCTCAGACACTCAGAGAAGAACAGTGAACCCTTTACACATGATTTCcgtcactgacacacacacacacacacacacacacacacacacacacacacacacacacacacacacacacacacacacacacacacacacaaacactatgaAAATAGGAACTGTGTACTAGCAGTGAAATGTCAgcttgcttaaatatatatataaactgaaaaGGTCAACTTTTCTCACAGTATATAGTTTCTACTCCTAACAACTAAACAGAAACAGAGATGGAGTATACAGAACAGGTATGCTTACTAagatttattgaattaatttgttACCctaactaaaacatttttttttttacaaaacaactACAGAAACtaataaaatttatatattttactttaccgttacatttctgtctgttcaaTTCGCCGAGGATTAGACTCACAGCGAGACACTGTTAACATAGTTTAGGATGCGGATAggattatatataaatacataaacctcCAAGTGCATTTAAGACAAGGAAATAACTGGTGACGTCGGGTTTACTTTACGAGAGTTTCAAAACAAATCTTCACGGAATGTATATTATATGTTGTTAATCTTGTTAAGTCACTTCTGTAAAGCGAGGAACCTTGACGAACTGTACTGTCATGCACAGGTTTCGCAGATTGTATCCACCGCTCATTTCGGAGAGTTTATTGAGTTCTGTTATCCCATTGGATACTGACACTGGGCTGTGTATGACGGAGATGGATACGTCATTCACTTCGGGGCTGACGGTGAGCTTGACAACCTACATTTATATCTAGTACTTATACCAATATTATTTTATGTGCCGCTGGATGTTAGCTATAACTAAATAAAGTTAGCTAAAACTGGcgaattttgtcagatttagctttattttatatttgacgTTTTATTTGGCTATATGTTGTAAATTATAGTAGGCTAGATATTACTGTAGGGCCTATTACATCACTGTAGTATAGCCTACCAATATATTGTAGTATAGATCCTACACTACcataatcagggttgggagggttacttttgaaatgtaatccaatacagattacagaataaatgctgtaaaatgtattttgattctgttagattaatcaaggtcagtaacatattctaaatactttggattacttcttcagcactagtagatcttttcacttgttttgactataaaaactctgccagtacagtaagacaaaatacacatgttaaaaatacattctctgaaaaacctaaatatcttatgcagtgttgtttctaaaacaaaataaatcaaattgatcttgttttaatgatttttagatatttttataggaaaacaatacaaattattatagAGAATACGATGTTTGCCCTAATAGAAAAGGTCTTACTAGTCAGTTGCCCctgcatctgagacgtcaatctgcacattttatcaagtggcttgttgagcgttttACCGTGGAGaagtagtgcgtgtggaggcttcacgctattctccacagcatccacgcacaactcatcacgccAAGGCTGGACTGGGACGAGAAATCGGtttgggattttacatggcaactggcccaaaacttgttgagcccaccgagagcaagaaccacattatagtgaccatgaggaagttaccccatgtgactctacccaccctaccaattgggttgcttaggagacctggctggagtcactcagcatggctTTGAACTCAccactccaggtgtggtagtcagcgtcaataggctactcgatgagctacccaagcccccaatgtgaatgtttttgataaaaaaaatatgatcgtgtcaggtaacatgtgcatgtaaaatggctagaaatagcattttaacttagtgtaaagctgacaatttacaaggtttatttctatttcttgtgctccaaacttacttctctgtctactcgtgtgaatgtaacacattataagaaagtgtttcaccgctgttcaaatgcactttggatcgcatcatttatacgtataaatgttttccatctgaaaggactaattaAAAGATGTTTAAAGTGCAGCTAGCTGAATGTTCATAAAGTACAGTGGACCTGTTGTATtaactgtattatttttataatttagttttttattttagattaaatTGCCTAATATTATAAGGTAATTTGAGCGTATCAGGGCCAACTGGGAATGTTTGTGACAAAGGGGTCATGAAACTAAGTTTCTCTAATTTAGTGGTTTTCAACATTTCTGACTGCAACATACCCCATTGTCATTATTTTAAGGGCCCTTATAAACTGTCAGGATTTATGTTGTAGGCCTAAATctttttaaagctgtttttagcattttaatttagagaaattatttgttaaaaaaaaaaaataaaatctgacaatagtTGTAATTTCATGTACATGTTATTTTTATTCCAGCAGATGTCCCCAGAGACCCCAATGCATcacatatttagattttttgacaATCTTTCAATaaaatttgcttattttatatgaaaataaatggtgtaATTTAGAGGTAAATAAGGTCTAAataccattaaaggaatattcagggttcaagaCAAGTTcacgcatttgtggcataatattgattaccataaataTTAATTTTTACTTGTCTcaccttttcataaaaaaaagcacaaatctaggttacagcaaggcactaacaatggaagtaaaatacagtaaaatactcactttttcaaaagtattgcctcaagtcataaacaatgtgtgttaacatgattttagtgtgaaaaattcCTTACTTGCCGTTTCTGTGTAAATGTCTTGTAAATTTTACAATCTCATTGCCATGAtggtgtaatgtcaacaaaccctaaaaccctaaaatgactgataaaatgacaatttaaacaactttacagctttaataaaacacaagttttaacagaagagttaatgtatgtgcatgtatataaTTGTAAGCTTCatttttctgcctttaaaccctccaaacaatGGCTCaatcacatccattgtaagtgcctcaatgtaacctcaattttatatatattttaaagagtaGGAGGGacgattcaaaataaattaacattataccacaaatgctgttgatcaagcttaacttgtcttgaacccgGAATAGACTTTTTAAGTCACCTTGCAGCCCCCTTCCAAAATTAGCTGAGGCCCCCTTAGTTGGGAACCACTTTGCTATTGGCTACTCAGGGCCAGTGTAAGGGAAGGTGGCCTAGACCACCCCAAAAATGTAAGTGACTATGAGGTACACAAAAGTATTAATATTTTCTTATACCATTGCAATGGCATTAATTGCAACAATGAAACTGTCTCTTCTTGTACTGAATTTGCTTTTCCCATTCCAGATGAAACTCAGGTGACTCAGATTCATTTCAAGGTTTCCTTCTAAATGTCTTTCCTGTGTGTGGTGATCTTTTGCTTGGAGATACTAAGATACGCTGTCAGCTTCTATCTGAAGTAAATGCACCAAAAGGAGCTTGTATTTCAGTGAGACGTGCCAGTCTattctcaaaaacaaacacaaagacaatgttaagcttcatttaacagaCCAAagagctttcaactgtgtttgatataatggtatatatatatatatatatatatatatatatatatatatatatatatatatataaattaatataaagtaattttctagtacaaaattatcaatttagcctgattactcaatgataaggtattggagtgatgcctgctggaaatggggaatgtctagattttataaaaaattacttttttcaaatagtgatggtgctgttttttccatcagtaatgtcccgactacacttaatgtgatcagttgaatgccactttgctgaattaaagtgtcaatttcctttcgaaacagcaaaatttgtacattattccaaacattttgcCGCCAGTGTATATCTTTATACATGTATTGATTCCTATGTTTTGTTTGAACAGATCCCATGGAGGGCCAAAAACAAGGAATGTGTGGAAGCAACAGAACTGTTTAGTTGCCTTCTGCCATCGTATTAATCTTCTGAATGCCAAGAACTACAAATTATCACAACATTATTCACTGAGGAAAGACCTCTTGAACATGTCAATAAAATACACATAGAATATTGTTGAAAAGGTCTATATTGCTGTAAAGGGTAACATGTCTCCAACATTATATGGCACATACCCTGACAGTTTATACCAAAATGCCACAGTAATTGTTATTGTTCAGTCACAATCTTAATAgatcaaaataatttataaattaattaaataaataaataaatttaggaTTCAAGAAAGTTTCCAGAACTGTGTGtttctaaataaaaacaatagccATTGAGTTGTTGAATTTGATTAAACGTAGCTACTATTACTGTAGCTACATCTTgatttttcacatttaattaagtcagattattataatataatttattattattaaacaatttCAAGTCATCTTGTGCCCCAAATAAAAACTTATATTTCGATCCATTTTCTTGTGAATGTATTCTTAGcataatttctaaaaaaaaaaaaaaaaaaactttcaaactcATTTATACATCAGTCAGGTGTTGGAAACGTCAAGcgttttttgtcttttgaataAAGATGAAGCGTTTCCTACATTCCCCGGATGTTGCCCCACTCTTGACTATGTCCCGGATGTACCTACATTTTAGTAGAGCAACAAAAAATGGGCTCATTATCAAGCTTCACCAAACCGTTTAAATTATCCCCTGGCACGATCTTTGCACATGTATGAGGACCAGTCCGCACATTTAAATAGAGTTCACGTCCGTTGTCTCCGTGACTGTAACTTCATTCATGATATTAAAGAGGTAAGACAGTTGTGTACATTCAGTGTTGCTACACGCTGTTGACGTTAGCAAGCCAACAGTCGGTTGCTATGCGaagtttaaaacaataataaataacattataataacttTAGAAGTATATAGACACTAGAAGTAATTGTTGTTAAATATCAACCTTGAACATggaaataatcttaaaatatcatGGTGTTCTTCAACCCCTACATGTGTATGCTATGTAGCAGGCTAACACAGCTGTCTGGGTAGATTTCAGAAGATTGTTGACTGTAACTGCTTGTTCATGATGCTTATTACTATTTATTTGCCTTATATGACTTGTATGAAGGCTTTTAAAGCAAATACAATTATGTTAGTGTTTAGAAAGTGTGATAGCTctttatattttgatatatttaacCTGAAAGTCTATATGTTAACGAGTAAGCAAACAGAATACATGCTACTTCGAACAGATAAAATGCATGTAGTTGAGAAATATGGAACTGGTTCTTTGCCCAAGTGCTGTTGTTTATGAGGTTTTTAATCAAAAGAACCGACAAGCTTA
This window of the Xyrauchen texanus isolate HMW12.3.18 chromosome 27, RBS_HiC_50CHRs, whole genome shotgun sequence genome carries:
- the LOC127620557 gene encoding biglycan-like, encoding MLSVSVALLFLCTIHLPLHSSAPPFEQKEFLDFGKDIDVKELMMMMKDQEEGSAVGPYQPEHPTCPFGCRCDRRVVQCSDLGLGYVPYDIPADTLLLDLQSNRITEIREGDFKGLTNLYALVLRYNQISKTHPKAFVPLKRLQKLYISHNLLTSIPKNLPPSLVELRIHDNHIKKVPALSFSGLQNMHVIEMGRNPIQNSGFEPGAFMGLKLNYLRISESKLTGVPRDLPSSLNELHLDNNHIQAIEMVDLSQYTHLQRLGLGNNQIRHIEHGALSYLSNLRELHLENNRLSNVPSGLPHMKYLQVVYLHSNNITEVGVDDFCPTSFGMKRVFYNGISLFDNPIRYWEVQPSTFRCVSGHMAVQFGNHKK